AAGCGCGTATCATCGCGCGCCTCTCTCGAGTTGGCGCGGAGGATTTCATGGCCGTTCTGTCAGGGCAGGTTGCAGTCGTCACGGGCGCGAGCCGGGGCATCGGGCGCGGCATCGCGCTCGAGCTGGGCGCCGCGGGCGCGACGGTCTACGTCACGGGACGCACGCTGACGCCGGGCTCGGCGCCGCTGCCCGGCACGATCGGCGAGACGGCGGAGCAAGTGACGAAGCTCGGCGGCCGCGGAATCGCGTTGCAGGTCGATCACGCGGACGACGCGCAAGTCGAGGCGCTGTTCGCGCGAGTCGCGCGCGAGCAGGGCGGGCGCCTCGACGTTCTGGTGAACAACGCCTTCAAGGTGCCGGACCCGCCAGTGTGGGGCGGCAGCTTCTGGGAGCACCCCGTCTCGATCTGGGACGACATGGTCGGCGTCGGGCTGCGCGCGCACTACGTCGCGAGCGTGTACGGCGCGCCGATGATGGTGCGCGCGAAGCGAGGTCTGATCGCGAACATCTCCTCGCGCGGCGCCGCCCAGTACGCGATGAGCACGGCGTACGGCGTCGGGAAGTGCGGGCTCGACCGGCTCGCGAAGGACATGGCGCACGAGCTGAAGCCGCACGGCGTGGCGTCGGTGGCGCTGTGGCCGAGCGCGGTGCGCACCGAGTTCGTGCTGGAT
The window above is part of the Deltaproteobacteria bacterium genome. Proteins encoded here:
- a CDS encoding SDR family NAD(P)-dependent oxidoreductase, which gives rise to MAVLSGQVAVVTGASRGIGRGIALELGAAGATVYVTGRTLTPGSAPLPGTIGETAEQVTKLGGRGIALQVDHADDAQVEALFARVAREQGGRLDVLVNNAFKVPDPPVWGGSFWEHPVSIWDDMVGVGLRAHYVASVYGAPMMVRAKRGLIANISSRGAAQYAMSTAYGVGKCGLDRLAKDMAHELKPHGVASVALWPSAVRTEFVLDQAAKRDIPIDLTNSESTRFSGAAVVALASDPRVMEKSGRTWRVKELAELYGFSDPDPGR